A genomic window from Flavobacterium sp. I3-2 includes:
- a CDS encoding GNAT family N-acetyltransferase: MKIEIKRFKELSVIELYKSLTLRNEVFIVEQNCIYQDLDGYDDKALHIMLFENDDLAAYARIFDKGIKYPTASIGRVVVSPTKRNLKLGHVLVNAAIQAIHENFKTEEITISAQEHLQKFYAAHGFVTTSEMYLEDDIPHVEMQIK, translated from the coding sequence ATGAAAATTGAAATAAAGCGATTTAAAGAGCTTTCTGTTATTGAGTTATATAAATCCTTAACTTTAAGAAATGAAGTCTTTATAGTGGAGCAAAATTGCATCTATCAGGATTTAGATGGTTATGATGACAAAGCTCTGCACATAATGTTATTTGAAAATGATGATTTAGCAGCTTATGCACGCATTTTTGATAAAGGAATCAAATACCCAACAGCTTCGATTGGTCGTGTAGTAGTTTCGCCCACAAAGCGTAATTTAAAACTTGGACATGTTTTAGTCAATGCAGCAATACAAGCAATACATGAAAATTTTAAAACAGAAGAAATTACTATTTCTGCACAAGAACATTTACAAAAATTTTATGCAGCACATGGTTTTGTAACCACATCTGAAATGTATTTAGAAGACGATATTCCGCATGTAGAAATGCAAATCAAATAA
- a CDS encoding DUF4837 family protein → MKYLHLIFIVVCIVSCTKKNEITTGKLNPSFGSRNHITIVIEDDLWNGEVGDSIRKKLAKRHFGLDKDEPIFDLDQYSPDIFSAKAKTSRNIVMFSSKDEYSFILEKSLWATPQNLFFIRANSSKELIQNFSKHADSIISVFKKSELNEEQHALIRKELTNTEVVKDIFACTIKIPNTFQLVLEHDNFLWYQKDLPTGNSNLVIYEVAISTIENSVDDIESNLIKVQDSISKIYIQGSNPNSFLITETGFFPAFRPIKIQEFSGYEFSGTWEMENDFMNGPFLNIALRDSYYNRYLIFQAFVNYPYKPKRDLLFEMEGIIKTVNFYDNEN, encoded by the coding sequence TTGAAATATTTACATTTAATTTTTATCGTTGTTTGTATTGTTTCTTGTACCAAGAAAAATGAAATTACAACCGGAAAATTAAATCCATCTTTTGGATCAAGAAATCATATTACCATTGTTATAGAAGACGATTTATGGAACGGAGAAGTAGGTGATAGTATTCGAAAAAAATTAGCAAAAAGACATTTTGGTTTGGATAAAGATGAACCTATTTTTGATTTAGATCAATACAGTCCCGATATTTTTTCTGCTAAAGCCAAAACTTCTCGAAACATTGTGATGTTTTCAAGTAAAGATGAATATTCTTTTATCCTTGAAAAAAGTTTATGGGCAACTCCTCAAAATTTGTTTTTTATTCGAGCGAATTCAAGTAAGGAATTGATTCAAAATTTTAGTAAACATGCCGATTCCATTATTTCAGTCTTTAAAAAATCAGAATTGAATGAAGAGCAACATGCTTTAATACGTAAAGAACTTACGAATACAGAAGTTGTCAAAGATATCTTTGCGTGTACGATTAAAATTCCAAACACATTTCAATTGGTTCTAGAACATGATAATTTTTTATGGTATCAGAAAGATTTGCCAACCGGGAATTCTAATTTAGTTATTTACGAAGTTGCAATTTCAACTATTGAAAATTCTGTTGATGACATTGAAAGTAATCTGATTAAAGTACAAGATTCTATTTCGAAAATTTATATTCAAGGTTCCAATCCAAATTCGTTTTTGATTACAGAAACTGGTTTTTTTCCAGCTTTCAGACCCATTAAAATTCAAGAGTTTTCTGGATATGAATTTTCTGGAACTTGGGAAATGGAAAATGATTTTATGAATGGTCCTTTTTTGAATATAGCTTTGCGAGATTCTTATTACAATAGATATTTAATATTTCAAGCTTTTGTAAATTATCCATACAAACCCAAACGCGATTTATTGTTTGAAATGGAAGGAATTATTAAAACAGTAAATTTTTACGATAATGAAAATTGA
- a CDS encoding lytic transglycosylase domain-containing protein translates to MKQTLTTFLFGVFSLTAFAQETEVEIKVIPKEIQTPQAYLDSIKKTFVNHKAGANIDKKWINELLNDEMFENMESDINSVYLDQEVAYDLSTDVLKTRLAQLDKKYPFDIKYSPTLEKVIKNFLKNRSKSFERLMAVSEYYFPMFEEQLAKRNVPIEIKYLAIVESALNPKAKSRVGATGLWQFMYPTGKQYGLEVNSYVDERSDPLKSTDAASKYLADLYDVFGNWEMVLASYNSGPGTVSKAIRRSGGKTNYWEIREYLPKETQGYVPAFLATLYIYEYHKVHGIVPKKATLPFIKTDTIHLKQAIAFDEISELLDISIDEIKLLNPKYKLDYIPNYDQERHSLRLPIDKISRFTSNEKKIYAYLDYQKNYKLEKNIVDDIVSEKSTAIAATQTKSKAVGLAKTHVVKKGDTLSSIAKKYGNVTVAQLMKKNNIKNASSLKPGMKLKI, encoded by the coding sequence ATGAAACAGACCCTTACCACTTTTCTTTTTGGAGTTTTTTCTTTAACTGCTTTTGCTCAAGAAACGGAAGTTGAAATTAAAGTTATTCCAAAAGAAATTCAAACCCCACAAGCTTACTTAGATTCGATTAAAAAAACATTTGTGAATCACAAAGCTGGTGCAAACATCGACAAAAAATGGATAAACGAATTATTAAACGATGAAATGTTTGAAAACATGGAATCAGATATTAATAGCGTTTATTTAGATCAAGAAGTTGCTTACGATTTATCAACAGATGTTTTAAAAACCCGTTTAGCTCAACTTGACAAAAAATATCCTTTTGATATTAAGTACAGTCCAACGCTAGAGAAAGTAATCAAAAACTTCTTAAAAAACAGATCAAAATCTTTTGAACGTTTGATGGCAGTTTCTGAGTACTATTTCCCAATGTTCGAAGAACAATTAGCTAAAAGAAATGTACCTATTGAAATTAAATATTTAGCAATTGTTGAGTCAGCTTTGAATCCTAAAGCAAAATCGAGAGTTGGTGCAACTGGTCTTTGGCAGTTTATGTATCCAACCGGAAAACAATACGGATTAGAAGTAAATTCGTATGTTGACGAACGTTCAGATCCATTAAAATCAACCGATGCAGCTTCAAAATATTTAGCTGATTTATATGATGTTTTTGGAAATTGGGAAATGGTTTTAGCATCTTATAATTCAGGTCCTGGAACCGTTTCAAAAGCTATTCGTAGATCAGGTGGCAAAACAAATTATTGGGAAATTCGCGAATATTTACCAAAAGAAACACAAGGTTATGTTCCTGCTTTTTTGGCAACTTTGTACATTTATGAATATCACAAAGTCCATGGAATCGTTCCTAAGAAAGCAACTTTACCTTTTATCAAAACGGACACAATTCATCTGAAACAAGCTATTGCTTTTGACGAAATTTCAGAATTGTTAGATATTTCGATTGATGAAATTAAGTTGTTAAATCCAAAATATAAGTTAGATTATATTCCAAATTACGATCAAGAAAGACATTCATTACGTTTGCCTATTGATAAAATTTCACGTTTTACATCAAACGAAAAAAAGATTTATGCATATTTAGATTATCAAAAAAATTACAAATTAGAAAAAAATATTGTTGATGATATTGTTTCTGAAAAAAGTACTGCAATTGCAGCAACTCAAACAAAATCAAAAGCCGTAGGTTTAGCTAAAACACATGTAGTTAAAAAAGGGGATACCTTAAGTTCTATTGCTAAAAAATATGGAAATGTAACCGTTGCACAGTTGATGAAGAAAAATAATATCAAAAATGCAAGTAGTTTAAAACCAGGAATGAAATTAAAAATCTAA
- a CDS encoding phosphoglycerate kinase: MKTISDFNFKDKKAIVRVDFNVPLDADFNVTDDNRIVAAKLTIEKITNDGGIAILMSHLGRPKNGPEDKFSLKHIVSKVEEVLGKKVTFVSDSVGTDVETVVANAKSGDVILLENLRFYPEEEKGDENYAKQLANLGDVYVNDAFGTAHRAHASTTIVAQFFPENKCFGFLLAKEIESIDKVLNSSEKPVTAVLGGSKVSSKITIIENILDKIDHMIIGGGMTFTFIKALGGKIGNSIVEDDKLDLALEIMKKAKAKNVQIHLPIDVIIADRFSDDANTQIVNVNEIPEGWQGLDVGPKTLESLKPVIAESKIILWNGPLGVFELEKFSQGTISLGNFIAEATANGTFSLVGGGDSVAAVKQFGLEPKMSYVSTGGGAMLEMLEGKTLPGIAAVLK, from the coding sequence ATGAAAACAATTTCAGATTTTAATTTTAAAGACAAAAAAGCCATTGTACGTGTAGATTTTAATGTGCCTTTAGATGCAGATTTTAATGTAACAGACGATAACCGAATTGTAGCTGCTAAACTTACGATTGAGAAAATTACCAACGATGGTGGAATCGCTATCTTAATGTCACATTTAGGAAGACCTAAAAATGGTCCAGAAGATAAATTTTCTTTAAAACATATCGTTTCAAAAGTTGAGGAAGTTTTAGGTAAAAAAGTAACTTTTGTTTCTGATTCTGTTGGAACTGATGTAGAAACAGTTGTTGCAAATGCTAAATCAGGTGATGTTATTTTACTTGAAAATCTTCGTTTTTATCCTGAAGAAGAAAAAGGCGATGAAAATTACGCTAAACAATTAGCAAACCTTGGCGATGTTTATGTAAACGATGCTTTTGGAACTGCACATAGAGCGCATGCTTCTACCACAATTGTAGCACAATTTTTTCCAGAAAATAAATGTTTTGGTTTCTTGTTAGCTAAAGAAATCGAAAGTATAGATAAAGTTTTAAACAGTTCAGAAAAACCTGTAACCGCAGTTTTAGGAGGTTCTAAAGTTTCTTCAAAAATCACAATTATCGAAAACATCTTAGATAAAATCGATCATATGATTATTGGTGGAGGAATGACATTTACGTTTATTAAAGCTTTAGGTGGTAAAATTGGTAATTCAATAGTTGAGGATGATAAATTAGATTTGGCTTTAGAAATTATGAAAAAAGCAAAAGCTAAAAATGTTCAAATTCATTTACCAATTGATGTGATTATTGCAGACCGTTTTTCAGACGATGCAAATACTCAAATTGTTAATGTAAACGAAATTCCTGAAGGATGGCAAGGTTTAGATGTTGGTCCAAAAACATTAGAAAGCTTAAAGCCTGTAATTGCTGAATCAAAAATTATTTTATGGAACGGTCCATTAGGTGTTTTTGAATTAGAAAAATTTTCTCAAGGAACCATTTCATTAGGAAATTTTATTGCTGAAGCTACAGCTAATGGTACTTTTTCATTAGTTGGTGGAGGCGATTCGGTTGCTGCAGTGAAGCAATTTGGTTTAGAACCAAAAATGAGCTACGTTTCTACTGGTGGTGGAGCCATGCTTGAAATGCTAGAAGGAAAAACACTTCCTGGAATTGCAGCTGTTTTAAAATAA
- a CDS encoding NAD(P)-dependent oxidoreductase produces the protein MRVVLVGASGFVGSKILQELVDRGHSVKAVARDVSKLPHVKHVEYESIDITKTDKFVNAINAADAVISAFNAGWSNPNLYDDFLNGSNAIEKAVILAGTKRFIVVGGAGSLFDKDGNQFVDGADFPSEIKPGASAARDYYNIIKDNTVLDWTYFSPALEMHPGTSGVRKGSYRTNLNEPVFNEEGRSILSVEDVAVAIVDELEYPHFIKQRFTAAY, from the coding sequence ATGAGAGTAGTTTTAGTTGGAGCTTCAGGTTTTGTTGGCTCAAAAATTTTACAAGAATTAGTAGATCGTGGACATTCTGTAAAAGCGGTTGCGCGAGATGTTAGTAAACTTCCTCACGTTAAACACGTGGAATATGAATCAATCGATATTACAAAAACAGATAAATTTGTAAATGCAATTAATGCTGCTGACGCTGTTATTAGTGCATTTAATGCTGGTTGGAGTAATCCGAATTTGTATGATGATTTTTTAAATGGTTCAAATGCAATTGAAAAAGCAGTTATTTTAGCAGGAACAAAGCGTTTTATTGTTGTAGGCGGCGCAGGAAGTTTATTCGATAAAGATGGAAATCAATTTGTTGATGGTGCAGATTTTCCTTCAGAAATAAAGCCAGGTGCTTCTGCAGCTAGAGATTATTATAACATCATAAAAGATAATACCGTTTTAGATTGGACTTATTTTTCTCCTGCTTTAGAAATGCATCCGGGTACTTCTGGTGTTCGTAAAGGAAGTTATCGTACCAATTTAAATGAGCCTGTTTTTAACGAAGAAGGTCGAAGTATTTTATCAGTTGAAGATGTTGCTGTTGCAATTGTTGATGAATTAGAATATCCGCATTTCATAAAACAAAGATTTACAGCTGCTTATTAA
- a CDS encoding ATP-binding protein: protein MKFSNIIGQNNIKKHLTQSANSGRIPHAQLFIGPEGTGVLPMAIAYAQYVICKNAGEENSGGNAACNLKFENFQHPDIHYVFPVATNESVGSKPVSDNFMDQWFDFLKTDIYGNINDWYEHLDIKNKQGNISVHEASNILKKLSLKSFEGGYKVMIIWMAEKMNTEASNRLLKLLEEPTDKTVFILIAEDEKAILQTILSRCQVLHFNKLAANDIQEALIKNENCDVSEAAIIANSAQGNYNKALKILNHTENDLPFEQWFITWVRAAFRANKNAKVISDLINWSEEISAIGREKQKKFLEYCMEMFRQALLINYKVNELVYIKPEDASFKLENFAPFVNDKNILDIFDELSDAMYHVERNGNPKIIFTDLSIKLTRLIHRK, encoded by the coding sequence ATGAAGTTTTCTAATATAATTGGTCAAAATAACATCAAAAAGCACTTAACTCAAAGTGCAAATTCAGGCCGAATTCCACATGCTCAACTTTTTATCGGACCAGAAGGTACTGGAGTTTTACCCATGGCAATTGCCTATGCGCAATACGTTATTTGTAAAAATGCTGGTGAAGAAAATTCGGGTGGAAATGCAGCTTGTAATTTAAAATTCGAAAATTTTCAACATCCAGATATTCACTATGTTTTTCCGGTTGCAACCAACGAATCTGTTGGAAGTAAACCAGTCAGTGATAATTTCATGGACCAATGGTTTGATTTTTTAAAAACTGATATCTACGGAAATATAAACGACTGGTACGAACATCTTGATATCAAAAATAAACAAGGAAATATCAGTGTTCATGAAGCATCGAACATCTTAAAAAAACTTTCTTTAAAATCGTTTGAAGGCGGTTATAAAGTGATGATTATTTGGATGGCAGAAAAAATGAACACTGAAGCATCTAACAGATTATTAAAATTACTTGAAGAACCCACTGATAAAACGGTTTTTATTTTAATTGCCGAAGATGAAAAAGCGATTTTACAAACCATTTTATCTCGATGTCAAGTTTTACATTTTAATAAATTAGCTGCAAATGATATTCAAGAAGCTTTAATTAAAAATGAAAATTGTGATGTTTCTGAAGCAGCAATTATTGCAAATAGTGCGCAAGGAAATTATAACAAAGCTTTAAAAATATTAAATCATACCGAAAATGATTTACCGTTTGAACAATGGTTTATCACTTGGGTTAGAGCAGCTTTTAGGGCAAATAAAAATGCAAAAGTGATTTCTGATTTGATTAATTGGAGCGAAGAAATTTCTGCAATTGGACGAGAAAAGCAGAAAAAATTCTTGGAATATTGTATGGAAATGTTTCGTCAAGCTTTGTTAATCAACTACAAAGTAAACGAATTGGTTTACATAAAACCGGAAGATGCATCGTTTAAATTAGAAAATTTTGCTCCGTTTGTAAACGATAAAAACATTCTAGATATTTTCGATGAACTTTCTGATGCCATGTATCACGTGGAACGTAACGGAAATCCGAAAATTATTTTTACCGATTTATCTATCAAACTTACTCGTTTGATTCACAGAAAATAA
- a CDS encoding helix-turn-helix domain-containing protein: MMEVSREAELTLKFINQTNRSIFLTGKAGTGKTTLLKEIVNSTHKNTVVVAPTGIAALNAGGVTIHSLFQLPFATFLPTYDFINSDSEYFRFENYVTLLRHFKMNNDKMAVIKNMELLIVDEVSMLRADVLDAMDLMLRSIRKNDMVFGGVQVLFIGDLLQLPPVVKNEEWYFLKNYYNGIYFFNAKCLEHHPPLYVELSKIYRQSDDVFISILNNLRNNKISKADVAVLNQYVNPKFDTKKEKGYITLTTHNAKADKINNEALENLKEQEYIYLPEIVGDFPEKIFPMEYELCLKVGAQIIFTKNDISFEKKFYNGKMGIISSLSVQEILIYFPEDKKTIEVDKYEWQNIKYKVNPDSKQVEEEVLGTFTQYPIKLAWAITVHKSQGLTFDKAVLDVSNVFISGQAYVALSRLRSLNGLILLSEIDLNGVSSDEDVINYSKNKKNVDSLAQDLSYETLNFIKINLLETFSWFDCMMEWVRLVKSFEIESTKSKKYQYFSWANQQLDRIKIIFQHAENFIKQIHSIYSSNTPNMTYLNERFEKAYEYFFPKLDQLAFETLFTLEKIKRTKNMRGFYEELLELETIQIQLVLKLKKMNRIMIAFSEGQLITRTTLQLNSLAEYRINLLVTIQNIISKTSLNFEDDDVAEDGYYEKKVIQKSEKKATTDITFELWLKKKTIQEIADFRKLTPQTIYGHLAKLISQKKIKISEIIPKNRIKDLEKAFKDYGDKSLTEIKAEVGDTISWEELRLFKATLDI; this comes from the coding sequence ATCATGGAAGTTTCACGTGAAGCCGAATTAACACTAAAGTTTATCAACCAAACCAATCGGTCTATTTTTTTGACAGGAAAAGCAGGTACTGGTAAAACAACTTTGCTTAAAGAAATTGTTAATTCAACGCATAAAAATACAGTGGTTGTTGCACCTACCGGAATTGCAGCTTTGAACGCCGGCGGTGTAACTATTCATTCGTTGTTTCAACTTCCGTTTGCAACTTTTCTTCCAACGTACGATTTTATAAATTCAGATTCAGAATATTTCCGTTTTGAAAATTACGTGACTTTGTTACGACATTTTAAAATGAACAACGATAAAATGGCAGTCATAAAAAATATGGAACTTTTGATTGTTGATGAAGTAAGTATGTTGCGTGCCGATGTTTTAGATGCGATGGATTTAATGCTTCGTTCGATTCGAAAAAATGATATGGTTTTTGGAGGCGTTCAAGTTTTATTTATTGGTGATTTATTACAGCTTCCGCCAGTTGTGAAAAATGAAGAATGGTATTTTTTAAAAAATTATTACAACGGAATTTACTTTTTCAATGCCAAATGTTTAGAACATCATCCGCCGTTGTATGTTGAATTAAGTAAAATTTACCGTCAATCTGATGATGTGTTTATTTCTATTTTGAACAATCTTCGAAATAATAAAATTTCAAAAGCAGATGTTGCTGTTTTAAATCAATATGTAAATCCTAAATTCGATACCAAAAAAGAAAAAGGTTATATTACCTTAACAACGCATAATGCAAAAGCAGATAAAATTAATAACGAAGCTCTTGAAAATTTAAAAGAACAAGAATATATTTATCTACCAGAAATTGTTGGAGATTTTCCTGAAAAAATTTTTCCGATGGAATATGAATTGTGTTTAAAAGTTGGAGCGCAAATCATCTTTACGAAGAACGATATATCCTTCGAAAAAAAATTCTACAACGGAAAGATGGGAATTATATCCTCTTTGTCAGTTCAAGAAATATTGATTTATTTTCCTGAAGATAAGAAAACCATTGAAGTTGATAAATACGAATGGCAGAATATTAAGTACAAAGTCAATCCAGATTCAAAACAAGTAGAAGAAGAAGTTTTAGGAACCTTTACTCAATATCCAATTAAGTTGGCTTGGGCGATAACGGTTCATAAATCGCAAGGTTTAACTTTTGATAAAGCTGTGCTTGATGTATCGAACGTTTTTATATCTGGGCAAGCTTATGTAGCTCTTTCTCGTTTACGTAGCTTAAATGGGCTTATTTTGCTTTCTGAGATAGATTTGAATGGTGTTTCGTCGGACGAAGATGTAATTAATTATTCTAAGAATAAAAAAAATGTTGATAGTTTAGCTCAAGATTTATCTTACGAAACGTTAAATTTTATCAAAATTAATTTATTAGAAACTTTTTCTTGGTTTGATTGTATGATGGAATGGGTGCGTTTAGTTAAAAGCTTTGAAATTGAATCTACTAAAAGTAAAAAATATCAGTATTTTTCATGGGCAAATCAGCAATTAGACCGAATTAAAATTATTTTTCAACACGCTGAGAATTTCATAAAACAAATTCATTCGATATATTCTTCAAATACGCCAAATATGACGTACTTAAATGAACGTTTTGAAAAAGCTTATGAATATTTTTTTCCGAAGTTAGACCAATTGGCGTTCGAAACTTTGTTTACTTTAGAAAAAATCAAGCGTACAAAAAATATGCGTGGATTTTATGAAGAACTTTTAGAATTAGAAACTATTCAAATTCAGTTAGTTTTGAAATTAAAGAAAATGAATCGCATTATGATTGCATTTTCAGAAGGTCAACTGATTACAAGAACAACCTTGCAATTGAATTCTTTAGCCGAATATCGTATCAATCTTTTGGTTACGATTCAGAATATTATTTCTAAAACGAGTTTAAATTTTGAAGATGATGATGTTGCAGAAGATGGTTATTACGAGAAAAAAGTAATTCAGAAATCAGAGAAAAAAGCAACAACAGATATTACTTTTGAATTGTGGTTGAAAAAGAAAACGATTCAAGAAATAGCCGATTTTAGAAAGCTTACACCGCAAACCATTTACGGACATTTAGCTAAATTAATTTCTCAAAAGAAAATAAAAATTTCAGAAATTATTCCAAAAAACAGAATCAAAGATTTAGAAAAAGCGTTCAAAGATTACGGAGATAAATCGTTAACTGAAATAAAAGCCGAAGTTGGAGATACCATTTCTTGGGAAGAACTTCGCTTGTTTAAAGCTACTTTAGATATTTAA
- a CDS encoding OmpH family outer membrane protein — protein MKKIFLFVALAAAMISCNDKSEKTATSSETKESKSGNENIVYIDTEKLMKEYKESVDFESKFKAMSEKMQSELEGDMKKFQNDVMDLQKNAQSKGMEWAQQREAELGKRQQTLAQKEQNYMKKFQEESAVERDSLVSKMKKFIKTYGAEKGYDYVLGTGDASTVLYAKEGSDITEEVLKLMNEAYENKSTSTETPEVKKETKK, from the coding sequence ATGAAAAAAATATTTTTATTTGTTGCATTAGCTGCTGCCATGATTTCTTGTAATGACAAATCTGAAAAGACTGCAACTTCATCAGAAACTAAAGAATCAAAATCAGGTAATGAAAATATTGTTTATATCGATACTGAAAAATTGATGAAAGAATATAAAGAATCTGTTGATTTTGAATCTAAGTTCAAAGCTATGTCTGAAAAGATGCAAAGTGAATTAGAAGGCGATATGAAAAAATTCCAAAATGATGTGATGGATTTACAAAAAAATGCACAATCAAAAGGAATGGAATGGGCGCAACAACGCGAAGCTGAGTTAGGAAAACGTCAACAAACTTTAGCTCAGAAAGAACAAAACTATATGAAAAAGTTTCAAGAAGAATCTGCTGTTGAACGTGACAGTTTAGTTTCTAAAATGAAAAAATTTATTAAAACTTACGGAGCTGAAAAAGGATATGATTATGTTCTTGGAACTGGAGATGCTTCAACCGTTTTATATGCTAAAGAAGGTTCTGATATTACTGAAGAAGTTTTAAAATTAATGAACGAAGCTTATGAAAATAAGTCAACTTCTACAGAAACTCCAGAAGTAAAAAAAGAAACTAAAAAATAA
- a CDS encoding class I SAM-dependent methyltransferase: MFHFDKKIIQVKDYSVSKEKFDLYLDSEYDLLKTMPFPELNELGKYYESEDYISHTDGTRNLFEKVYQLVKKKTLNDKIGWIKSKHSNIQKILDIGCGTGDFLFRANQEGWKVFGFEPNEKAKAISKSKNINLIDDLDSFEKHTFDVITMWHVLEHVLDLDKQIKQIKSLLKPNGILIIAVPNFKSYDAQFYKSDWAAYDVPRHLWHFSKTAIKKIFKNYQMELIHIKPMYFDSFYVSLLSEKYKTGKMNPFRAFYVGLLSNLKGKSSKEYSSHVYFLKNLK, translated from the coding sequence ATGTTTCATTTCGATAAGAAAATAATCCAAGTAAAAGATTACTCCGTTTCCAAAGAAAAATTTGATTTGTATTTAGATTCAGAATATGATTTATTAAAAACGATGCCTTTTCCAGAATTAAATGAATTAGGTAAATATTACGAAAGTGAAGATTATATTTCTCATACTGATGGAACGCGTAATTTATTTGAAAAGGTTTATCAGTTGGTAAAGAAGAAAACCTTAAATGATAAAATAGGTTGGATTAAAAGTAAGCATTCAAACATTCAAAAAATTTTAGACATCGGATGTGGAACTGGTGATTTTTTATTTCGTGCAAATCAAGAAGGATGGAAGGTATTCGGTTTTGAACCTAATGAAAAAGCTAAAGCCATTTCAAAATCTAAAAATATAAATCTTATTGATGATTTAGATTCTTTTGAAAAACATACTTTCGATGTAATTACCATGTGGCATGTTTTGGAGCACGTTCTAGATTTAGATAAACAAATCAAACAAATTAAAAGTTTACTTAAACCAAATGGAATTTTAATTATTGCTGTTCCTAATTTTAAATCGTACGATGCGCAATTTTATAAATCAGATTGGGCAGCTTACGATGTACCTAGACATCTTTGGCATTTTAGCAAAACTGCGATAAAAAAAATATTTAAAAATTATCAGATGGAGTTGATACATATTAAACCGATGTATTTCGATAGTTTTTATGTTTCACTTTTATCCGAGAAATACAAAACAGGTAAGATGAATCCATTTCGTGCTTTTTATGTTGGCTTACTTTCCAACTTGAAAGGAAAATCATCAAAAGAGTATTCTTCACATGTTTATTTTTTAAAAAACTTAAAATAA